ACGGGCGATAATATGCTCATTATTTCTCTTTTTCCACCGTATGCACCGCATGGTAATCCTCCACCGATTATTTTCCCGTAGGTTACAAGTTCCGGCTCAATCTCATAAATTTCTCTTGCCCCTCTATATGCCACTCTAAATCCCGTTATTACCTCATCAAAAATGAGCAAACTTCCGTATGCATCGCACAATTTTCTTATTTCCATCAAGAACTCCCTTTTTGCAGGAACAACGCCCATATTCCCGGCTATTGGCTCCACAATCACACAGGCAATCTGCTCGCCGAATTTCTCGAAAATATGGCGTATCTGTTCCACATTATTGTATTCTCCGATAATGGTATTTTTCACATGGTCCTCAGGCACTCCCGCACTTCCTGCGATACCCTGCGTCATTATCCCCGAACCTGCCAAAACCAAAAATCCATCATAATGCCCGTGGTAGCATCCCGAAAATTTGACAATCTTATCCCTTCCGGTATATCCCCTTGCAAGTCTAACAGCGCTCATGGTAGCTTCCGTTCCCGAATTCACAAATCTTATCATGTCGATCCCTGTAGTATCGCATATAAGTTTTGCAAATCTTAACTCCAATTCCGTTACAGCTCCGAAAGCTATTGAAGAATTGGCCGTATCTTCTATAGCTTTTACCACATCTTCATCGCAGTGCCCCAGTATCATGGGCCCCCATGCCCCCACGTAATCCGCATACCTTTTACCTTCTATGTCGTAAACATAAGCACCTTCTCCCCTTACAAGCGCAGGAGGAGCAATATTTAAGCCGGTAAATGCCCGCACGGGACTGTTTACGCCGCCGGGCATGTATTTTTTTGACTCATGGTAAATTTTTTGGTTTTGCATCTCGACACACCCCTTCCTAAAAATTTACCGCTAAAATTACCTCCAGGACCGCAAAAAGGAGAATAAGGATAATCCTTTTCCCGGAACGGTTAAATTCCCTTTTGGAGTAGGGGATTTTGCCCGAAAAGCACCTGCTTGAAATCGCTTCATCGATGCTTTTCCATCGGTTCAAAACATCCATCAATAAAAGTGCCGCAATTTTCGCACAGCTTCTTATGCCGTTTAAAAATCCGTCAAAGCCTCCCCTTGCCTTCGCGGAAAGTATCATCAAGTTAAGCTCGTCTTCAAAAAGCAGTATAAAGCGTTCCATAGTCTTTGCCAAATCGGCGATCTCTTTTAAAAAAACCGTGCCGGACATTAAATAAAGATAATCGTCCACCGGAGTTGTAAAAATTAAAAAGGTGAGGGCTGAAGAATTCACAACACCCTTTGCATTTGCGATTAGAAAGCCCTTTATATTTTTATCCGCAAGAAAAACAAGGGAAGACGCAAAATAAAAGCCGGCAATTTCACAAAGAAGTTTCATTACCTTATTAAATGGAGTTTTAAAATACAGGTGGAGGAACAAAAAAACCGTAAAATTTATCGCGAAAGGTAGCGGTGTATTAAAATAATTGGATGATATAACTGCTGTAAGGACTAACATAAGTTTTTCGAGGGGGTTTACAAACCTACCCCTGCTCGAGGTGGAATACAAAATTACCTCTTTAATCATTTTTTACCTTTCCCACAAAGTATCCTATGACAAAAGCTCCCGCCGATGCCTGCAGTGCAAAAAGCAAGCTCTCAATCTCTCCCGAAGGAGGTTCAAAAATGCTTTTAAAAACCGGTTGATAATCCGGAGATATCTCTTTTATCACTTCTTCGATTTTTTCGTCTGCACCTCCCAGATCTCCCCTTTGAGATCCCATGTAAAGGGAAAAAATTATGATGGCAAAAGCCAATGCGATTAATAGAATGTTCTTTTTCATATCTTAAATTCCCCCAATTTTTTAATCTCTGGATAATTTTTCGCCAAATAGTCAAAAAGTACCACGGTAAATAACCCCTCGGTAATGGCTAAGGGTATCTGGGTAACGGAAAAAATGGACAAAAATTTTACCGCAGATGAAAGTATCCCGCTGCTTGATGGAAAGACCAGGGCAAGCTGGAGGGAGGTAACGGCGTAAGTGAATAAATCTCCCAGAGCGGCGGCCAAAAATACGGCTACTTTAAGGTTTCTCCTCTTGAGGATCGAGTAAACAACATAGGCTACGAAGGGCCCCGCAATACCCATGGAAAAGGTATTTGCCCCTAAGGTGGACAACCCGCCGTGGGCCAAAAGCAGAGCCTGAAATAGCAGCACAATTAAGGATAATACTGAAGTTACTAAAGGCCCGAATAGTATCGCCGAAAGCCCGCACCCTGTGGGATGGGAACACGATCCCGTTACGGAAGGGAGTTTTAAAGCCGAAAGCAAAAAAATGTAAGCTCCGCATACCGCTATAAGCATTTTGTTTTTCTTATCCTGCCCGTAAAGGGATGTTATTTTTTTCATTCCCGCAGCGATAAAGGGGACAACCAGCACGAAGTAAAACAAGCACCAGCCAAGCGGCAAAAAACCTTCGGCAATGTGCATCGCGTAAGCTACCCCCGGTGCAAGCAAATAAATTGCTAAAAGAGGAAAAACTTTTTTCATAATTAAATTCCTCCTCGTTTTTATTAATGTGCGGTTTACATATCTTCCAGGGCAAAGTAGGTTATTATCATATCCGCTCCCGCTCGCTTTATGGATGTGAGCACTTCAAAAATAGCCTTTTTTTCATCGAGCCAGCCCATTTTCGATGCGGCTTTTATCATGGAATACTCCCCGCTCACATTGTAAGCGGCAACGGGTACGTTAAACCCGTCCTTTGCCCACCTTATAACGTCAAGGTAGGCCAATGCCGGCTTCACCATGACGATGTCCGCACCTTCATTTATATCGCTTTCTATTTCCCGCATGGCCTCCCTGATATTGGCGGGGTCCATCTGATAGGTTTTCCGATCTCCGAACCGGGGGGCGGAATGAGCCGCCTCCCTGAAGGGTCCGTAAAAGCAGGAGGCGTATTTTGCGCTGTAAGCCATAATGGGGGTATAATAAAAACCCTTTTCATCCAGCACCGCTCTTATCCTTGCAACCCTTCCATCCATCATGTCCGAAGGAGCCACCATATCCGCCCCCGCCCTTGCGTGGGAAAGGGCAACTTTTGCAATATACTCTAAGGTTGCATCGTTGTCCACAGCACCATCCCTGATTATGCCGCAATGCCCGTGACTTGTATACTGGCAAAGGCATACATCGGTGATGCAGTAAACCTTCGAGATCTCCTTTATCCTCCTTAAAGCCCTCTGGACCACCCCTTCGTCATCGTAGGCCGAGGATGCGCATTCGTCCTTGCGGGAGGGTATGCCAAAAAGCATTATTCCCTTTATACCCGCCTTTTCCACCCTTTCCAGTATTTCTTCCAGCCGGTCGATGGAGTACCTGTAAACTCCCGGCATGGACGGTATTTCTTCTTTTTTATCCTTCCCATCCACCACGAAAACGGGATAAATCAGGTCCTCCTTTGATACTCGCGTTTCCCGAACTAAGGTTCTTATCGCCTCATTTTGTCTTAGCCTTCTCGTCCTTGCAAACATAATTTCCCTCCATCATGAGTATCTTTTCTACCATCCCACAGGCGGTATATTTGTCGGCCTTCACCGCGTTAACTCCGCATTTTTCAAGCTCTGCCGCCGTTACCGGGCCTATTGCCACCACCTTTTTCCCATTTAAAATATTCGAACCGTACATTTCCACGAAACTCTTCACCGCAGAAGGGCTGGCAAAGGTAAAATAGTCCGCATCCAAAATATCGTCCCGAAAGTCTTCGCCGGGTACAGCCTCGTAAATTTCTACCTCGAAAACTTCCGCTCCCGTTTTTGAAAGGGCATCCTTTAAAAAGCTCCTGGAATTTTTCGCCCGGGGCAGCAGGATTTTTTGTCCGGGATGCAAATGGGGTTTCAATGCTTCATACAGGGATTCGGCGACGTATTCCCCGGGGACGATGTCGGGAATTATACCCCTTTCTTCCAGTTCTTCCTTCGTCTTTTCTCCGATCACGGCAAAACCCGCCTTTATCCTCCTGAGGTCGTACTTCACTTTCCTCAGATAATCGAAAAAGATCCTCACGCCGTTAGCGCTGGTAAAAATTATATAATCAAAATCCTCAAGCAGCTTAATAACCTCTCCCAAATTTTCGCTCGTATCCTTTATTTTTATTGAGTTCACCTCCACCACATCGGCACCGAGGTCCTGAAGTCTTTCCTTAAATTCTAGAGCCCTCTCCCGCGGCCGGGTAATGCATATCTTTTTCCCGAACAGGGGTTTTTCTTCATACCAATTGAGGATTTCCCTTAGTTTCACCACCTCGCCGATCACCACCACCGCAGGAGGTTTCATTCCCATTTTTTTTGCCCTTTCCCGGATATCGCACAGCCTACCGGTCACAACCCTTTGATTAGAGGAGGCACCGTTTGATATAACAGCGCACGGTTTTTCTTTATTCATACCGCGTTCCAGCAAATTTTTAACTATCCCTTCCAGATTTTCCATACCCATTAAAAAAATCAAGGTCCCGTCGAGTTTTGAAACTACCTCCCAATCGTAATCCCATTCATCCCCGGTTTTCCCGGTAAACACGTGAAAGCTTCGGGATATGCTCCTGTGGGTAACCGGAATACCGCCGTAGCACGGTACTGCCACCGCCGATGAAATTCCGGGTATCACTTCGAAGTCTATCCCGTTTTGCCGAAGGTAAACCGCTTCCTCCCCGCCCCTCCCGAATACAAAGGGGTCCCCTCCTTTAATCCTGCCCACGGTGTAACCCTCCCTGGCAAAGCAGACCAGCATCCGGTTTATTTCTTCCTGTGTTTTATAGTGGCACCCGCTCTCCTTACCGCAGTAAAAAATTTTGCAGCCCTCTTTTAGGTAATTGAGGATATTTTTATTTACGAGCCTGTCGTATATCGCCACATCGCACTTTCCCAAAGCCCTTACCGCCTTTAAAGTAAGGAGCTCCTCATCGTAGGGCCCAGCTCCGATAAGATAAACCTTGCCCATCTTACCCCTCCAATAATTTCATAGCAAGTTTACAGGATAAGTTAAGGTAATCTTCCTTTTTCCCCTTGACCTGCAATTTAACCAGGGTATCCCCCACCTGGTTTACCCCCCAAATTTTTATCCATTCCCCCTCAATCCGGGCATGAGCCGCAACGGGGGTATGACATCCGCCGTTTAATATCCTCATCACGTTCCTTTCCGCCTCCGTGCAAATTCGGATTTCTTCATCGTCCAAACCTTTAATCATCCCGGCGATTTCGCCGCCCTTCAGTGCTTCCACCGCAATGGCACCCTGTCCGCAAGCGGGAATCATTTCTTCCAATTCAAAATAACCGGTTATGAATTCCTCCAGCCCGAGCCTTTTAATCCCGGCAGCGGCAAGCACAATGCCGTCCAAATCCTCATTCTTCAGCTTTTCCAGCCTTGTTTCCACATTGCCCCTGATGGGAACGATGTTCAAATCCTTTCTGAGGAGAAGAAGCTGTTTTTCCCTCCTGACGCTGCTCGTCCCTATCCTTGCACCCTTTTTCTGAGCGTAAAAGCCCTTTTTGTTGAAGGAAATAAATACATCCCGCGGGTCTTCCCGTACCGGGACCGCGCAAATTTCAAAATGTTCTTCCAGAAAGGTCGGCACATCCTTCATGCTGTGCACCGCAATGTCGGCTTCTTTTAAAAGAAGGGCCCTTTCCAGCTCCTTTACGAAAAGTCCCTTCCCTCCTATTTTTTCCAAGGATGTATCCAAAACCTCGTCTCCCTTTGTTGAAAACAACTTTTTTTCGCACTTCACCTTCAGATTTTTTTCTATAAGTCCTATTATTTCATCGGTCTGTATCAGCGCTAAATTACTCTTTCTCGTCGCCACCCTTATGGTCCTCATCTTTTAAAAACCCCTTTATAGCTTCTTCGTGCCTTCCCGATTTGAATAAACGGTAAAATTCCTCGCTGTTTACATACTCCATAAGCTCTTTTTTAATCCTGCTTCCCCTGAATTTTTCTCTTACTTCGAAAATAAAATCCATAAAATCATCGTAACCCTTCAAAACCTCTCCGACCTTTTTCCCCAAAAATACCGCCCCCATGGGGTTACCCCTTGTATTCACCGTAAAAAATATATTTTTAGTATTATCCTGAAAGGGTTTAATGAAATTGCCCTTTCTAAAGTTACTGCATACTAAGTAAAGCTTGTTTGCCCTTTCACAGTCCTCTATAATCCTATCTTCATCTTTTCCCTTCACCGCAATAATCACCAAATGCTTATCCTCTATAAAACCCGCTTCGTACTCCCCTTTTATTAATTTCACGTTTTCATTCTTTAACCCGCAAAACCCTTCGGAAAAATCGGGGGAAAGCACTTCTACCTCAGTTCCCCGCCCTGCGAAGGAAAGGGCCTTTATAAAGGCGGCCCTTCCGCCTCCAACTATGCCAACCCTTATCTTGCAGGCTATTAAAGAAATGCCAAGGAAATTCAATCCGAGAATATCTTCGCTATTAACCTCATGCATTCTTCGCCCCTGCCCTCCAAAAATTCTTCCTTCAAAACCCTGATGGCGTTTTCCGCGAAGGCATCCGCCGTGCTCTTGAAAAGCAGCTCGGCGGTCCTCACATCGTCTATGCGGTATTTATTTTTGAACCGTTCAAACCGGGGTTTGTAAACCCTTTCGGCAAAGTTTTTTACATTTTCTATAAATGGAGTAATCTCCCTGAGCCTGTACCATTCCGTAAACTCCTTGACGTGTTTTTCTAACACTGCCCTGTTATTTTCCATGAGGGTTCTTCTTTCTTCCAAATTCTCCTCGTTCATCCTCGAAACTTCGTCTATGTTGTAATGCCCTTCAACTCCCAATGCCCCTTCCTCCACATCCCGGGGAACGGCAAGGTCGAAGATTAAAAGCTTTTTTCCATCCACATCTTCCTTCTTTACCACGATATGGGGAGATGAAGTGCACGATATCAATACCTCCACCTCTTTCAGGTAATCCCTCCAGAGAGAAAATTCGACGAACACGGCTTTAGGACCAAGGTTTTCCCCCTTGCAAAGGTCCCTCACCGCTATGTAAACCTTCTCTAAGGAATCTTTCGAACAAAGGTATTTTGCACAGAGCCTTCCTATTTCACCATAACCGAAGATGAGCACCCTCTTTTTTCCCCTTTTTTCTATCTCCTTCGATACTATGGACGCTACTGAAACGGGCACTTCGTGGAGCTTTGCTTTGGTCCTGAACTCTTTGCCGCAGGCTATGGCCTGTAAAAAAAGCCTGTTTAATACTTGTCCCGCGCTCTTTATATTCCTTCCTCTTTCCAAGGACCTTTTCACCTGACCGAGTATTTGTTCTTCTCCCAGTATCAGTGAATCGAATCCGCAGGCCACTTCAAAAAGGTGCTCTGCTGCTTTTTCATCCCTGTAATAAAAGGTGTAATCTTTGAAACCTTCCCACCCGAGGATTTTTAATATTTCGTCCTTCGTTCCTCCTTCATCGCCAACGAAATATACTTCTGTCCTGTTGCAGGTGTTTAAAATGATGTTTTCCCCGCAGACTCCCCTTAAATCTTCCATTTTTTTGTCCACGCGTTTTTCCACGAGAACCATTTTTTCCCTGAGTCTTATATCCGCCTTAGGATTTACTCCCAGTACCCCAAGCATATCTATCCCCTACTTTATCAATCCTAATTTTTTTATTCTATTAAGTATTTCTTCAATGCTTTGGACCCCGCTTTCTTCGGGCCTTTTTATAACAAGGGGTTCTATCCCCAGTATTTCGCAAGCCTTTATTTTTTCCCTGAAACCTCCCTCCTCCCCGCTTTCCTTCATCACCACGTATTTTGCTTCGTATTCCTTAAAAAGCGCCGCATTTAGCTGTACGGAAAACGGGCCCTTCATGGCAACTATGTTTTCCATAGGGATGTTCAATTCTTTGCAGCGGGAAATACTGAATTC
This genomic window from Thermovenabulum gondwanense contains:
- the hemL gene encoding glutamate-1-semialdehyde 2,1-aminomutase is translated as MQNQKIYHESKKYMPGGVNSPVRAFTGLNIAPPALVRGEGAYVYDIEGKRYADYVGAWGPMILGHCDEDVVKAIEDTANSSIAFGAVTELELRFAKLICDTTGIDMIRFVNSGTEATMSAVRLARGYTGRDKIVKFSGCYHGHYDGFLVLAGSGIMTQGIAGSAGVPEDHVKNTIIGEYNNVEQIRHIFEKFGEQIACVIVEPIAGNMGVVPAKREFLMEIRKLCDAYGSLLIFDEVITGFRVAYRGAREIYEIEPELVTYGKIIGGGLPCGAYGGKREIMSILSPVGPVYQAGTMSGNPVIMAAGYATVKKIYDNRDKFYTYLESLGQKLEDGLKKVFFEKGIKVVINRVGSMFTIFFNDNDKVENYEQAKASNVNIYRHFAEQMILKGNYISPSQFEALFLSIKHTDYEVEKFIEDVYQIF
- a CDS encoding CbiQ family ECF transporter T component, translated to MIKEVILYSTSSRGRFVNPLEKLMLVLTAVISSNYFNTPLPFAINFTVFLFLHLYFKTPFNKVMKLLCEIAGFYFASSLVFLADKNIKGFLIANAKGVVNSSALTFLIFTTPVDDYLYLMSGTVFLKEIADLAKTMERFILLFEDELNLMILSAKARGGFDGFLNGIRSCAKIAALLLMDVLNRWKSIDEAISSRCFSGKIPYSKREFNRSGKRIILILLFAVLEVILAVNF
- a CDS encoding energy-coupling factor ABC transporter substrate-binding protein — its product is MKKNILLIALAFAIIIFSLYMGSQRGDLGGADEKIEEVIKEISPDYQPVFKSIFEPPSGEIESLLFALQASAGAFVIGYFVGKVKND
- a CDS encoding energy-coupling factor ABC transporter permease, which encodes MKKVFPLLAIYLLAPGVAYAMHIAEGFLPLGWCLFYFVLVVPFIAAGMKKITSLYGQDKKNKMLIAVCGAYIFLLSALKLPSVTGSCSHPTGCGLSAILFGPLVTSVLSLIVLLFQALLLAHGGLSTLGANTFSMGIAGPFVAYVVYSILKRRNLKVAVFLAAALGDLFTYAVTSLQLALVFPSSSGILSSAVKFLSIFSVTQIPLAITEGLFTVVLFDYLAKNYPEIKKLGEFKI
- the hemB gene encoding porphobilinogen synthase; amino-acid sequence: MFARTRRLRQNEAIRTLVRETRVSKEDLIYPVFVVDGKDKKEEIPSMPGVYRYSIDRLEEILERVEKAGIKGIMLFGIPSRKDECASSAYDDEGVVQRALRRIKEISKVYCITDVCLCQYTSHGHCGIIRDGAVDNDATLEYIAKVALSHARAGADMVAPSDMMDGRVARIRAVLDEKGFYYTPIMAYSAKYASCFYGPFREAAHSAPRFGDRKTYQMDPANIREAMREIESDINEGADIVMVKPALAYLDVIRWAKDGFNVPVAAYNVSGEYSMIKAASKMGWLDEKKAIFEVLTSIKRAGADMIITYFALEDM
- the cobA gene encoding uroporphyrinogen-III C-methyltransferase, coding for MGKVYLIGAGPYDEELLTLKAVRALGKCDVAIYDRLVNKNILNYLKEGCKIFYCGKESGCHYKTQEEINRMLVCFAREGYTVGRIKGGDPFVFGRGGEEAVYLRQNGIDFEVIPGISSAVAVPCYGGIPVTHRSISRSFHVFTGKTGDEWDYDWEVVSKLDGTLIFLMGMENLEGIVKNLLERGMNKEKPCAVISNGASSNQRVVTGRLCDIRERAKKMGMKPPAVVVIGEVVKLREILNWYEEKPLFGKKICITRPRERALEFKERLQDLGADVVEVNSIKIKDTSENLGEVIKLLEDFDYIIFTSANGVRIFFDYLRKVKYDLRRIKAGFAVIGEKTKEELEERGIIPDIVPGEYVAESLYEALKPHLHPGQKILLPRAKNSRSFLKDALSKTGAEVFEVEIYEAVPGEDFRDDILDADYFTFASPSAVKSFVEMYGSNILNGKKVVAIGPVTAAELEKCGVNAVKADKYTACGMVEKILMMEGNYVCKDEKAKTK
- the hemC gene encoding hydroxymethylbilane synthase; amino-acid sequence: MRTIRVATRKSNLALIQTDEIIGLIEKNLKVKCEKKLFSTKGDEVLDTSLEKIGGKGLFVKELERALLLKEADIAVHSMKDVPTFLEEHFEICAVPVREDPRDVFISFNKKGFYAQKKGARIGTSSVRREKQLLLLRKDLNIVPIRGNVETRLEKLKNEDLDGIVLAAAGIKRLGLEEFITGYFELEEMIPACGQGAIAVEALKGGEIAGMIKGLDDEEIRICTEAERNVMRILNGGCHTPVAAHARIEGEWIKIWGVNQVGDTLVKLQVKGKKEDYLNLSCKLAMKLLEG
- a CDS encoding NAD(P)-dependent oxidoreductase, with amino-acid sequence MHEVNSEDILGLNFLGISLIACKIRVGIVGGGRAAFIKALSFAGRGTEVEVLSPDFSEGFCGLKNENVKLIKGEYEAGFIEDKHLVIIAVKGKDEDRIIEDCERANKLYLVCSNFRKGNFIKPFQDNTKNIFFTVNTRGNPMGAVFLGKKVGEVLKGYDDFMDFIFEVREKFRGSRIKKELMEYVNSEEFYRLFKSGRHEEAIKGFLKDEDHKGGDEKE
- the hemA gene encoding glutamyl-tRNA reductase — encoded protein: MLGVLGVNPKADIRLREKMVLVEKRVDKKMEDLRGVCGENIILNTCNRTEVYFVGDEGGTKDEILKILGWEGFKDYTFYYRDEKAAEHLFEVACGFDSLILGEEQILGQVKRSLERGRNIKSAGQVLNRLFLQAIACGKEFRTKAKLHEVPVSVASIVSKEIEKRGKKRVLIFGYGEIGRLCAKYLCSKDSLEKVYIAVRDLCKGENLGPKAVFVEFSLWRDYLKEVEVLISCTSSPHIVVKKEDVDGKKLLIFDLAVPRDVEEGALGVEGHYNIDEVSRMNEENLEERRTLMENNRAVLEKHVKEFTEWYRLREITPFIENVKNFAERVYKPRFERFKNKYRIDDVRTAELLFKSTADAFAENAIRVLKEEFLEGRGEECMRLIAKIFSD